The DNA region CTCATGAATTTGCCTGCCTTCCAAAGGTATAACCTCCTTGTACTTTACCTTAACCTTGAGttgatattgattttatttagttgaaatGTTACATTGTGTTTAGTAGATTTGGGGAGATGTCAATAAATAAGCCATGTGGTCCTCTTCATGCGTGGTCTTGATAAAAAAGTCTCAATTCTCATGTAGAGTCTGAAATAAATTCTGTGGTTGATCCTTCAAAGGGAGGGCCCATGAGTTGACAGCAAATATACCTCTGACAAAGACTTTTGGTAGCAGAATAATGTCCCCAAAACATTTCCACATCTTAATCTACAGAATCTGTGGATATGTCTTGTGTCATGACAAGGGAAAATTAAAGTTACAAATGGTATTAACATTGCTAGTCAGCTGACACTAAGGTAAAGTTATTCTGATGATCCAGGTGAGCTCAATAGCTCACAAGGGTCCTCCAGATGtggaagggggaggcagaagaCTTGGAGTCACAGAGAGATTTTGAGATGCTatgttgctggctttgaggatAAACGGAGGGCACATGAGGCAGGGAGTACAGGTGGCTCTAAAGCTGGAATAGGCAAGAAAACCTATTCTCCCCAGACCTCCAGAATGAACTCTTTTCTGCAGACAGTGATTTTAGCCCACAGAGACCTATTTCAGACTTCAGACTTCCAgaactatcagaaaataaatgtatttgtttgaAGGCAGCAGCCTGGTCATTTGTTACAACCACAATAATAATCTAATCCAggggcatccgggtggctcagtcggttaagcatctgccttcagcttgggtcatgatctcagggatttAGGATTGAACCCCTCatcagggctctctgctcagtggtgattctccttctctctctctctccctctctctctcaaataaataaataaaatatttaaaaaatctaatccagacctttattttttaaattttttattatgtattgttagtcaccatacagtaaatcattagtttttgatgtagtgttccatgattcattgtttgcatataacacccagtgctccatgcaatacacgccctccttaatacccatcactgggctagcccatcccctcacccccctcccctctgaagccctcagtttgtagaAGTAGTCTCCTTgggtcttccttcccttctctagtTTTCTTCAGGTTTATGTCTTAGGTTCCCCTTTCCGCTTTAAAACCAGTAATTTTCACTTGGTGTGAATACAAGATGGTATTTTCTTGGTCATCTTCAGTAATGGtttggatttcttaaaaaaaaaaaaaaacaagtcagtTCTCATGCAGTTAACATCTATCCTCAGAAGGATGAGATATGTGACTATTTTGGAAATCTCCTAAAAACTCATTTATGGAGATGTTTTCTTGTGTCATATGAATAAAATCAACTCAAAGAattgccctccccttctctcctgatCTGATTCACTTTCCATCCAGTCACATCAACTTTACTAAATTTCTCTGCTCCTTCACAATACAAATTCCTTGAATTTCGGATCTGTCTCTTACTTATCTTTGAATCTGCAGTGCCTCGTACAGTTCTCAGGATGCTCCTTATCCTCAGTGAATGTTTGTTGAGTACAGGCAGATAGGCAGGTGGTTAAATACAgtcagaatcagaaaaaaaatgtattgattgAATCAAAGCTTTTGAGCTAGAAAAAAAACTTggtggttttcttgtttgttttttcttagccGTCTCCATGCTCAtcatggagcccaaggcgggacttgaattcacaaccctgagatcaagacctgagctgagatcaagggtttggtgcttaacagactggccaccaggcgccccaagaaatttGGTTATCAATATGGATCTTGATAACAAAATGTAATGATAGCACTCTGCCGGCACTGTGTAACTGTGTGTACACATTCTCTCATGTAAGTTTTCCAATAGAATTCATATGATTAGTATCATTCCCCATTTACTAGGGAGGCAGAGGCGGAGCTTATGGTAACCAATTGACTCAGTCAAGGTCACCCCTTCTGAGGTCTGTACAGGGCTGCCTGATTCAGATGGTCTCTCAGGCATCACGTTATGTTGCCTCCAGCCAAATCTTATTATAATAACAGTTCAACCCCTAACACATAAATGCCCACTTCTAGAAGTCAGCCTCCCAGCTAAGAAATGTTCTGTCTCTAGGGGCTGTAGCCTTAGACATAAATCAAacccaaataatgaatcatggaacactacaccaaagactaaggatgtactgtatggtgactaacataacataataaaaaattattaaaataagtaaaataaaattttataacaatgaaaaaaagaaataaatcaaaccCTACACTGAGATTAAGGTTTCCTTAATATGATAATTTCACTTCATTTGATTGTTACAAACTAGCACATTTTCATGCTTATATATTTATTCCCATGTATCCTTCCTATATTTTTGATTTGCATCCTTAAATCATTTCTCATCTTAAGTAGTTTTATTcacttttgtttaaaacaacattttatatGTCTACACTTGACATTTTGCAATATCCAATATGTTCTAGGTATTTTCCCTAGctttacacttatttttaaatattccttattGTTGGACCTACAGGTTTTCATGCGCTGGAATCCATCAATTATGGTTCTCAGTTCTTTTACTACCATCTGGTTTATGTTCAGAGAATTGATCTAATCTGTTTTCTAGAAATCCgtgctgttttatatttttcctacaAGTTCATTTTAGACATTTCATTTTCCTACAAGTTCACTCACTTTATGGCAACAAGTGGTAAGGCGTTAAGGTagaaatttaatgttattttgctTCTGACTCACAACAAATTGTCCAAACACCATTTATTTCCAAAACCTTCCTTTCCTCATTGGTTTTGAATCCACTTTTATAACATAATAGCTTTTTCTCTTATAGAATATGGGTTTTCTTATTGTCCTGTCTTGACACCAATTTGGGCAGAAGccattttcacaatgttttgaTAAACGGAAGATTATTACACATTTTAATCATGAACAGAGGCTAGGCTGACTTTCCAGTATGGATTCTCTGTTTTCCTAGTGGCAGGACACTGATTTGAGAGGGGTGGCCATATACTCCGATTAAAGCCTCAGTGTAGGGGTGATCATGTGTCTTGGTCCTGTTGCTATAGTAACTAGTGACCACAGACATAGTGGCTTAAAAAGAGCACAAAGAAATTACCTTACAATTCAGAAGGTCAAAATGGGTCTCCCTGGAATAAAAGTCAATTTGTctgcagggctgcattcctttctggaaacTCTAAGGGGTAAGCCACTTtcttgccttctccagcttctagagactgcCCGCACCCCTGCCCCATGGCCCCGCCCTCCATCTTCAATGGCTGCAGTGGCTGGTGGAGTCCTTCTCATGTCTCATCTCTTAGACTCTTGTTGCTGCCTCCTTTTTCCATTCACagacccttgtgattacaatGACTTTATTCAAATAATCCCAGATAAACTCTATTTTAAGGTCGGGTTATTAGCAATCCTAATGCCTTCAATAACTGTAATTCCTCTTCTCTTATAATCTGTTTATTTTCACAGTTTCCAAGGATTGGGATGCAGACATTTTTGGAAGGTCATCATTCTGCCTAACATACAATGTGACACAGATTTGCCCAAAGACATGGAGATGAAATCTGTCAGTAGAGCTtctaggaaaaaatgaattttccatatatatatatatatatatatatatatatatatatatatatatataaaatattcctactaatgtacattatatatattcctagtatatatactatatatatagtatatatacccTCAAAACAGAGAAATAGGAGTTTACTCACATCTTTTCCCCAAAGAGCACCACTTTGACAATAACTCATGGTTGAAAGCACCTTCATGGAAGTCCTGGGGTCTGACAAAGAAACTGACGCCCACAATTGGACCAAAATGCAATCAACACTGACCACACTGAAGAGAGTCAGAGGAACAATTACACTTTACCCACATACCCTCTATCACAAGGCAGCACACTCAGTGCCACGGGAGATCTGCTCGGCCAGGGACTTCTCCCAGGGACgaatgtgagtgtgtgagtgcctGGCTTCCCCAGTTGTGCAGGATGCTGCCAGTGACACCCACTTCCTTCCCCAAACACCCAGAACACTGTCCCAGAGGCAGAGGAATCCTGGACTCACTTCCTGTCCCAAAAGACCTTTTTATTGTCATCATGAGCTTAGGCAATGTGGAACTTAGATGGTCACAGTAGTCCCCATGGATGGAGCACCGCTCTGTGCCACGGAATTTCCTGTGAGCTCTAAAGTATTACTAAGTTCCCAGACCGAATCCTTAGATGGAATTTCTCTagtttacagataagggaacaaaGGCTTGGCAGGTTCATGTttttcttgaaggaaaaaaaaagacacctgtAAACTTTTTTGACCACCTAAGGTCAGATCTGTGGTGAGTGGGGGGTTCTGGGAGAAGAACAGAGCTGACTCTGACACAGGACCACAGCCTGAACATGCAAAAGTGTCTAGAGACCAAGACAGGCGACATCAATGACTGGGAGCTGGTTACAGATGCAGACTCTCTGGGCCACCCTAGACATGCCAACTTAGTAATAGCACTTACCACACTGCTACAGTGAAAATTTTCTCCAGATATTTTCAAGTGTCCTCTGGAGGCAAAAtcatccctggttgagaaccactggcctatcTTGTTGCATTCGAGTCAATGCACATCAGTTCATAATGACCCAGTTCATAATTCTGGGTCAATTGCTGAACCCTTCCAAGTCACATTTCTACAGATGTGGAATAAGGCTCATCATTTTATGGTCCTCATAGAATGGCTTTGGCACAAAATAAGTGAGACAATCCATATAAGATTCTAAGCTCAGCCCATGGTGCATTAAAAGGTCTAAATACATCTCATAATTAGCAAATGGTTATAAGTCAAGGACTAAATGTCACATTTTAACCTGTATTAAATACTCTAAACTCctgtgaatgggaagaaatcagaaagggagacaaaccatatgagactcttgactctgggaaatagacagagggttacagaaagggaggggatgaggggatggggtaactgggggatgggcattaaagagggcacataatatgggcactgggtgttatactcagctaatgaatcattgaacattatatcaaaaactaatgatgtactataccttggctaatcgattcaaaataaataaataaatcattttaaaaaccacattaaaCTCCTAATTGATTTCTCAAAAGAATTATGAATCCAAGGATTGTTGTGTCCATGGTTTTGTAGCAAAGGAATACTCTTGCTTGTTGGAGAAGGAAGAACATTTTTCTAGAGCTGTCAGGAGTTGTGCTCCCACCGTAAGTCAATATTTTGGAGATCCAAGGGATGTAGTCAACACAGGTTCCTCAGTCTTTGATCTGGAAAAAAATTTCACTCAGGTCTGTGGAAAGTTTCAATGTTAGAGCTCTAGAAATCCAGCAAGTTCAGGGAGGACTAATAAACACCGGATGCACCTGAATTCTAACCTGGTCTCTTGGGAACATAGAATCTACGGGAAAAAACTCTGTTCGGTCCAGATAAGTTCCCATGGGAAGATGTGCTCAAGGAGTAATAATGGTAAATGTGTCTAACGAGCAGGTATAGGGAACAGATACAGCAAACACAGGAGCTGTAAATATCTCATCTGCTGCAGCCCCTGGGCATGTTCAACCTTGAGCTGGTGGAGACATAGTTTTTACATTTGGATTCCTAGGTCTGCAAGGGGACCTATGCTTCActccttcctgctgtcctgtctgggGACAGAGCCTCAGTCTCCATCATCAACCATCCAGGGGGGATTTCAGACCTCCACATAGAGACCTTCCTCTCACAGACCCCATCCCGGTGAGTCTCAGAGCTCAGCAGGTATTTCAGGAAAGGATCAGAGACAATGGAAGCTGAAAGCTTTTACCTGAGGTCGCCTGACATCCTATCCAGCCTAGCCTGGAGCCAAGTGATCATTGTGTCTGTTGGCCTGGTGAACTCATTCATTTacagtcatttatttaatatgttgaaaaaagaaatgtctgtgcACTTGGCAATACAAGGATTACCGTAGATCACTAAGTGTGGGAATAAAAGTCCGGTTGGATGAGACTAGAGAAGGAATGGGAGGCACTCTCTTTAGGAAAATGTGAACACTTCCAAGGAGATTTGCAGTGAAGaggaatatgaaaataaactattagggATGGAGGCAGGTGCGGAGCAGTGAGGGCATTTATAAAAGAGTtttactgggtgcctgggtgacccagtcagtaagcctctggctcttggttttggctcaggtcatgatctctggttccaggatcaagtcctgtgccaggtctctgctcagtgcgggggcgggggggaggggtctgtgtctgtttgagattctttttttacttttccctctacccctctccttgctcacactctctttcccaaataagtgaataaatctttaaaaaactaaaactaaaaatatttaggaTGTGGTCTATTCAACCATATTCTGCATTCATGAGAGAGACCCTGACCAGTGGAGGGAGCCGCTACCTTGCAACCGCTGTTCTGGAGACACACATCTCACGGAATCCTCTCTCACATAGGTATTCGCTCCAGAAGTTTACTTACAGCACATTCAGGCATATGCTAAAGGGCTTTAGTCTGCACTTATTTCATTACCCGGAGGCAGGATGTATTTGGGGGTTTATTAGCCATTTACTTTCCGCATCCCAAATCATCTGTGCAAGTTCTTTCCTTGTATACTGGGCTCTGAGCGGTCTTACTCTTGTTTAGTATGTGTGTTGTTCTTGCTGAAtcatttcttccttgtttttgattgCACTCTTTCAACcaaagaattacaaatatttaagcCAAGTTTGCTCTTTGCTGTGTAATTCTTGCGTGTATGTACAGATGTATTGGGTAGCTAGTGTGAGGGTTTATAAATGTGAAGGGTCAAATCTATCACTCGGTCATATTTTGTCCCCCATCCATTGCTTTTTATGTGAGTCTTAATAAACTGCCTTTTGTATGCATTGCTGTCTAACTTCACATCTGTGCCTGCTGCTTACTGCTGCCTTTTGCCTTTTGTGATTAGATCTATTTTCTAAACCagactcctcttcctccaccctgtGCAACACATTCTTTGGCATTCAACTTACATCTTTTTCACAAGCAGGTTTGACTCCACTTACATTTATATAGGATGACATTATAATTTTAGACACTGCTCTCTGCATATTTTTAGaatcaataataattataaattatattttcctatatattttcgcccattccatttttatttagatGCCTGTGTTAATGTGATgaaattattgttgttttatatattttcttgcaAAAGATAATCTTTTTATATTCAGTTTTGATGAATAAGGTTGTTTTGAATCCACTGTATTTATCCCGGTTTTCTTTTCCCcgctattctttttattttataaagtctatcttctaaaaatgtgtttctgTCTAAATGCACACCTTTATAAAACTGAAAGTGAATGAAGGAGGTGAGGTCCCTTCTCCCTTGGAtctttgttaaatgaagaaagcagAGTGGGTGACATAAATTTGAATGTGACTGATGTCCTCAGTGATATTCAtatgaagaaagcaaagaaataggTTTTTGTGGCATGTGTCAGATTTTACAGAGTATATTGTAGGGACGTCTAGACATGTGGGACAAAATCAGAAGCAGGAATAGAGTGCGCCATAGTGTTTGTAAGAAAGAGACTGAGGGTCGCCTGGGTgtgtcagtcggttaagcgcctggctcttggtttcgtctcagctcatgatcttggggttgtgacatgagccctgtgccaggctctgcgttcagtgcagtgtctgcttgagagtctctccccttctccctctgcccctcctctccatgctcccgtgctctctctctctctctctgaaatacataaatgttcttgtttttgttttaaagagatcaAAACCCAAAGCCCAGGAATTACAGAGAAAAGATGAGACAGAGGAACCTGAGAGAAGGGCCAGCCTCGTCTGTTACTGGGCCATAGGAGAACAAGGGTGGCCAAACACATAGGAATAAATACGGAATAACAACCAGACCAAGGGCCTGATGTGTGTACTGTAACGAGGTGATTGGGGAAATAAAAGTACAGTGTGCAGTCCCTGAATCTGGAGGAACCCCAGCACCCACGCTGGCTGCCCACTCCCTCTGCATCCAGGACGTTCTAACGGGCTCTTCATTCACACTGCTTTTCCCTCATCAGCAGGAAATGCCCttcttttacaaatattctcacggggacgcctgggtggctcactgggttaagtgtctgccttcggctcagggcatgatcctggggtcctgggatcaagctccaagACAGgatccaggctcagcagggagtctgcttctgcctctcccccactcatgctcatgctctctctctctgtatctctctgtctcaaatgaataagtaatatctttttaaattttttaaaaaactcttttttataataatatttttattatattatgttagtcaccatacagtacatccctggtttctgatgcaaagttcgatgatttattgtttgcgtataacacccagtgcaccatgcaatacatgccctccttactacccatcactggtctatccaattcccccacccctcccctctgaagccctcagtttgtttcccagagtccatagtctcttatgcttcattcccccttctgattacccccctttctttattcatttcttctcataccaatcttcctagttcttatgttccatagatgagagaaaccatgtgataattgtctttctctgcttgacttatttcacttggcattatctcctccagtgccgtccatgttgcagcaaatgttgagaactcgttctttctgatagctgagtaatattccattgtatataaaaaataaaaaataaaaatattttttttctttctgtatttttattatgttagtcacggTGCAGTACCTCATTCGTTGTcaatgcagtgttccatgattcaccaTTTGTGCATGACACCCAGTGCTGCATGCCATActtgtcctccttactacccatcaccaggctagaccatcccctcgccccctcccctctgaaaccttcagtttgtttcccagaatccagagtctttgtttttttgtttctttatttttagcaaataatcttttaaaatcccCCACTTTTGTTGCTCTGTGTGCATTTCCTTTAGTGAATTGTGGGTGTCTTCCCTTTACTTGTTATTCTGGTGGGGTGTTCAGTGGGTCAGATGACTTGGTAAAGCAAAATCctctctacattttcttttggataaattgTCTTTTGCTTCTCTATTATTCTGGGCATCAAGACACTGCAGCTGGGGTTGGAGTGTTGCCAGAACCAAGGACGTTTGCTCCTTCTCACCATCTCTGGGGGCCCCTGAGCTTATTAGATCTTTCTCCCCACTTTTCTTCCTCAAAGTTTTTggaactgatttttttgtttcgttAAATACTGGACACAAAATGACCTTCTTAAAAGGGAGACCCATGATTACATGCTCACAGGAGACTTAACTCCTGGAATTTGGATGAGGTTTGACATTTTTAGGGGAAAGACAATCTGATATCGGCAGCTTGCCTTGTATACCTGTTTGCCTAATTATTGTGGCTGGAGGTGAGAACAGCCTGGTAGTGATTTTTAAACcgataaatgaacaaaggaaaggcagaatggtgaaggggagtgggagatacaggcttccatttaaggaatgaatgggtcatgggaataaaaggcacagcgtGGGGAATATACTCAGTGGTATCGTCAGagcgttgtgtggtgacagatggcagctccACACGTGTGAGCACGGCGTAATGTTTAAACCGttgtcactgtgttgtacaccccaaactaatgtaatattgtgtgtcaaccacactcaagctttaaaaattaattttgaaaaacgCAAGTCTGTTCTGAGAGCCTTTGCAGCGTTATTCTCTCTGATGGGCACACGCTTCCCTGGATAACCTTGGGTCTCCTGCTGTCTCCTCCTGAGGCCTCTGTGTAAATGTGTGTAGCCTACCCCAGCACCTCGTAAAAAATAACACCTCATCCACTCTTCCCTTTTATCCcactttgtatttcttcataGCACCGGTCACCTTCTGATATTCTATCCGACCTTTTATTTGCTTATCTTCTCCATCACTGAATGTGCAGACACTTGTTTCCTGACACCTGTACTCTTTGCCTGGAGGTTATCTGTTACTCAAGTTTATTCCTCAAACGTGTGACAGAATTTCTCACTTTCTCAGAAAGTATGGAATACATGAGTACTTGAGGAAAAGGCCTACTGTGGGATGCATATTTTATTCAGAGCTGGCACGGGGGTCTGGAAAGGGGACAAGTTCCATACAAAACTGGGATATTGAATTTGTGATCGCAGAAACGAAGACTGTAGAATTTCAACGATATTTGTAATAttcattattgaaaaaaatagccACGTTAGTTTTTTGCTCCCTGGTAGTCACCTGCATCACGTGGAACCAGACAATGATACACGAATTTCcaagtttcttcttctgggattttcagaggacccagaactgcagcccctcatatttggacttttcctctccatgtacctgatcactgtgtttggaaacctgctcatcatcctggccgtcagctcagactcccacctccacacccccatgtacttcttcctggccaacctgtcttttgcagacatctgtttcacctccaccaccatccccaagatgctgtggaacatccagactcagagcaaagtcataATCTATGCAGGCTGCATCACACAGATGTACTTTTTTGTACTCCTCACTGGATTGGATGACTTTCTCCTGGCTGTGATGGCTTATGACTggtttgtggccatctgtcaccccctgcactacacagtCATCATGAAACCCTGGCTCTGTGCACTGCTGGTTCTGGTGGTCTGGGTGATGGGTGCCCTGAATTCCTTATTACAAAGTTTAATGGTGTGGTGGCTGTCCTTCTGCAGAGAAGTGGAAATCTCCAACTTTTTCTGTGATATGAAACAGGTGGtccaacttgcctgttctgacacctttcttAATGACACAGTgatgtatttttcagctctgctACTGGGTGCTGGTCCCCTCATTGGGGTCATTTACTCTTATtctaagatagtttcctccatacttgggatctcatcagctcagggcaagtataaagcattttccacctgtgcgtCTCACCTTTCTGTTGTccccttattttattgtacaagcctaggagtgtaccttagctctgctggcccccagagctcccacacaagtacagtggcctcggtgatgtacacggtggtcacccccatgctgaaccccttcatctacagcctgaggaacacagacataaagagggctctgaaaAGAACCTTTTCGGTTCCAGTGATGTGAGGGCCCATTGTCCTGGGCTGAAGAAGCGCCCATGATTGCAGGGCTCACAGCCTCAGAGCCAGGAACTGCTATTCTTTTGATCAGACTAGGGAAGTGGAATCTGCACCTCATATTTATTTCctagaatttccatttatttgaattcaatttctCCACACTTTTAAGTAACTCACTTATTAATCTTCTGTCTGATATACAGACAGTATTCTACTTTGTCTGTTTCCA from Ursus arctos isolate Adak ecotype North America unplaced genomic scaffold, UrsArc2.0 scaffold_14, whole genome shotgun sequence includes:
- the LOC125283741 gene encoding olfactory receptor 7A17-like, whose translation is LSFADICFTSTTIPKMLWNIQTQSKVIIYAGCITQMYFFVLLTGLDDFLLAVMAYDWFVAICHPLHYTVIMKPWLCALLVLVVWVMGALNSLLQSLMVWWLSFCREVEISNFFCDMKQVVQLACSDTFLNDTVMYFSALLLGAGPLIGVIYSYSKIVSSILGISSAQGKYKAFSTCASHLSVVPLFYCTSLGVYLSSAGPQSSHTSTVASVMYTVVTP